The Polaribacter sp. KT25b genome contains the following window.
ATTCCGAAAGCCTATATTTTACAGCAAGGTTGGCACAACGTTATTGATCGATTAAAAAACAATCATATAGAATTTACTCGTTTTAAAAAAGATACAATAATTACTGTTGAGGTAAATCATATTAAAGACTTTAAAACATCAAAAACGCCTTATGAAGGTCATTACTTGCATTCAAAAACTACTGTAACTTCAACATTAGCAAAAATCAACTTTAAAAAGGGCGATATTTATATTGATACCAATCAGAACGGCGTTCGGTATCTAATAGAAACACTAGAAGCAGCAGCAACAGATTCGTTTTTTAATTGGAACTTTTTCGATACAGTTTTACAGAAAAAAGAAGGGTATTCTGCCTATGTTTTTGAAGATGTTGCAGCACAAATTTTAGCAGAAAAACCAGCAATAAAAAAAGCATTTGAAAATAAATTAACTTCGGATGAAGATTTTGCTAAAAACCCGAGAATGCAATTAGATTTTATCTATAAAAATTCTCCGTATTATGAAGATGCACATTTACGTTTGCCAGTTTTTAAAATTTTCTAAATTATATTTTTTTGATGAAATCTTTTCTTTGTTCCGTTTTCTTAATTATTTTGGTGAGTTGCAATAACACATCAGAAGTAGCCAAAAAAGACCTAAAAGAAATTGCAAAAGAAATTATGATTAGTGCAAAAAACTGCGCATTAATTACAGTAGATTCTTTGGGTGTTGCACATGCAAGAACTATGGATCCTTTTTTGCCAGAAGAAGATTTTACTGTTTGGTTGGGTACAAATTCTAAGAGTTTAAAAGTGCGCCAAATTAAACAAAACAAGTTGGTTACTTTATATTATTTTGATGCAAAAAATGTAAGTTATGTAACCTTGCAAGGTGTTGCACATATTGTAAATACTCAAAAAGAAAAAGAAAAATTTTGGAAAAATGAGTGGGAAAATTTTTATAAGAACAAAGCAACAGATTATATGTTGATAAAGTTTATACCCAACAAAGCAACAATAATTAGCGAAAAATATAACATTTTGGGTGACTCGATTTCTTGGGAAACGCCAATAATTAAATTTTAAAAATGAATAAGATAGCAATAGTTTTTTTAATGCTAATTTCGACCTTATTAATAACAGGATGTAAAGCAATACAGAAAGAAAATTATTCTTTTTATGTAGGTACTTATACAAAAACAACATCTAAAGGGATTTATAAATACGCAATTTCATCAGAAGGAGAGCTCAAAAAAATAGCTTTGGTTGCCGAAACTATAAACCCTACTTTTTTAGCAAAATCAAAAGACAATAAAACACTTTTTGCAGTAGGAGAAACCAATGAAAACGGATCAGGTTTTGTTAAATCTTTTAAAATTGAAAATGATTCTTTATTATTAATAAGCAAAGAAGAAAGTGGTGGCGCTGGACCTTGTTTTGTGGCTTTAAATGATGATAATTATATTGTAACTGCAAATTATGGTGGTGGAAATGTAGGTTTATTAAAAACGGATACATCAGGCAAATTATCTAGTTTATTAAATGTGCAACAACATTTTGGCAAAGGATCTACAAATAGACAAAAAGCACCTCATGCACATTCTGCTTGGTTTTATCCAACAAAAAACGAATTAATTTCTGTAGATTTAGGTACAAATCAATTATGGTTTTCTACAATTGATAAAGAAAAAAACGAGTTGGTTTTAACAAATCAGAAAACATTAAAAATGGCAGAAGGAGCAGGGCCAAGACATTTAACTTTTCACCCTAATAATAAATGGATGTATGTTTTAAACGAACTAAATAATACGGTTTCTTTGGTAAAAGAAAAAGACAAAAATTACTTTATTGCATCTTCAGTTTCTTTGCTTCCAGCAGATTTTAAATCATATAGTAAAGCTGCAGATATTCATATTACAAAAGATGGTAAATTTTTATACGCTTCAAACCGTGGGCATGAATCTATTGTTATTTACAAGGTAAATCAAAAAGATGGAACCTTAAAAACTATTGGGTTTCAGGATGTTTTAGGTAAAAGTCCGCGTAACTTTTCATTATCGCCAAATGAAGAATTTTTAGTAGTAGCTAATCAAGATACAGACAATATTATTTCTTTTAAACGAAACGCTAAAACCGGATTATTAACTTTTGTAAGTGAAATTGCAGCTCCAATGCCAGTTTGTATTTTGTTTTAATCAAAGAGCGATTGCCAAGGTGTTAATTCCCCAAGGCTTTTCGAGAAATGTAAGATATTTGTATTGTAAGTACACCTCGTACGCTTACATTGAATTTGTTAATTTTTCTGTGGACATTTTACCGCAAAGACACAAAAGTTCTTTTTTAAGATTTCTGGTTCTTGGTTTTAAAGGAAAAGCGATGTTTTGTCTTTTATTATATATTAATGAATTCTATTTAAACATAGTAGTATAATGTTTAGTTTTTTAGTTTAAATTGAATAGAATTTTCTTTTTTATAATTCAAATTCAATTCCGTAACTTGTAGCATTAAAATTTAAATAAGTGAGTAAAAATTTAACAATTAATGGAAAAGTGTACACTGTTGATGTACAGGATGATATGCCTCTTTTGTGGGCAATTAGAGATATTGTTGGTTTAACAGGTACAAAATTTGGCTGTGGAGCTGGTGAATGTGGATCTTGTTCTGTTATAATTGATGGAGCTCTTACAAAATCTTGTAGCATGCCAGTTTCCTACGGAGTTGGAAAAGAAATTTTTACGATAGAAGGATCATCAGAAAATCTAGAATATTTACGTGAAGCTTGG
Protein-coding sequences here:
- a CDS encoding lactonase family protein; this translates as MNKIAIVFLMLISTLLITGCKAIQKENYSFYVGTYTKTTSKGIYKYAISSEGELKKIALVAETINPTFLAKSKDNKTLFAVGETNENGSGFVKSFKIENDSLLLISKEESGGAGPCFVALNDDNYIVTANYGGGNVGLLKTDTSGKLSSLLNVQQHFGKGSTNRQKAPHAHSAWFYPTKNELISVDLGTNQLWFSTIDKEKNELVLTNQKTLKMAEGAGPRHLTFHPNNKWMYVLNELNNTVSLVKEKDKNYFIASSVSLLPADFKSYSKAADIHITKDGKFLYASNRGHESIVIYKVNQKDGTLKTIGFQDVLGKSPRNFSLSPNEEFLVVANQDTDNIISFKRNAKTGLLTFVSEIAAPMPVCILF
- a CDS encoding (2Fe-2S)-binding protein: MSKNLTINGKVYTVDVQDDMPLLWAIRDIVGLTGTKFGCGAGECGSCSVIIDGALTKSCSMPVSYGVGKEIFTIEGSSENLEYLREAWNDGNVPQCGFCQSGQLMAATSLLDKIENPTDEDIDLAMSNNICRCGTYSRIKKAIHKAVALKNESL
- a CDS encoding pyridoxamine 5'-phosphate oxidase family protein is translated as MSCNNTSEVAKKDLKEIAKEIMISAKNCALITVDSLGVAHARTMDPFLPEEDFTVWLGTNSKSLKVRQIKQNKLVTLYYFDAKNVSYVTLQGVAHIVNTQKEKEKFWKNEWENFYKNKATDYMLIKFIPNKATIISEKYNILGDSISWETPIIKF